In Poecile atricapillus isolate bPoeAtr1 chromosome 1, bPoeAtr1.hap1, whole genome shotgun sequence, the sequence CTAAGGGAGGTAGCTCCTAGTGCCTAGTTTAAAGCTACAGAACAGACTAATTCTGGCAGAGGAATAGCAACATGTTCACACGTGAGTGCTGTCCAGTGAATGGCACTACTTGCTGCAGGGATATttgtggaggaggaagaggtttCCCTCTCTGGGCACGGCTGGGATCTGTCTGCAGGATCCTCCCCACCCggcccttccctctcccctgtgctgctcaccCTGGGGCTGATCCATCCCTCTGACCGGGCAAAACCCCTGTGTCGTGTTCTGTCGGGGTCAGCTACCTCTCCTGTGCTCTGGTGAGCTGAATCAGCTCGCTGCAGGGTCAGACACATTCCCAGAGGTGCAAAGAGGAACAGGAAagaggggaggagaggcagGGATGTGCTAGATCTACTTGACTGTCTTGAGAAACTTCACCCTTGGGTTTATCCTTCCCCTTTCCAGCACTGCGTTTTCGTTTGAGCTCTCTCTATGCTGATGATAGCAACTGGCTTTCTATCCCATACAGACTGCTGGAAAGTTACAGCTCAGGTTAATCAGAAaccctgcccaaatccctgcccaCTGCAGAGAGACTTTCTCAGCTGCGGCTACGGGCAAAGTTCAGGTGGTGTTGTACTGATTGTGGAGCTGAATGTTTCCTTGGGATCGAGCCAGTTTGCTATGTGTGATTAAGAATTGTGTTTTGTGAAAGTCTAAACATGTGGTGGCTTAATCAGAACTTGGGCTTGACAGCTCCCTGTGTCAACTGATGAGGCTATGGCTGATTTCATAGTTTCACTCTAGGCAGTAGTTActggcttttaaaaattttcgAAATCCAAAACGATACGGTAGTATTAAGTATTACATTGAAATTCatacttctaaaatattttaaaaatcaaattaaaaaaaagtaaatgtgATCACAGCTGAAAGCATGCTGTAAACAAAACTATACTCAGTGTTTGCCTTTCATTCTCCAGCAGAGCAAAGTTCTGTGTGTAGAGGTGTCTACAGAGAGTGTTTCCCtttttctgcctctgctcctggaggaATCTCTCCTGTAAGCTCTTTCTCCATGCgtgttttctctccctgttcCCCTGCCACCCACACAAAAGCTTTCAGCCAGCTGCCCAACTCAGTTAAATTCAGTGAAAGCCTCTGTTATTCTGTGTTCTTAGAAAGTTCAAAAAGTAAAGGAAGGAAACTTGGATTagtgcctccagcagcagctggttcCTGCCAATCTGCATGTGTGTGGCCCAGACAACCCACAGCACATGCTTTGCCTTTCCTGGTACTGATGTCAAAAAGGACGTGGAGTTTACTACTACCTTTATGGCAgatggagagggagggagaagagtAATTAAAAAGACAGCATGGTCTGCTTATGAATTCAAACCATTGCTTCAGTCTTCTGATTCTTCTGGCTGTAGAACAAAACAGATGAAGTTATCTGTTTTGCTGTCACCTAAGCttgcttttatcttttttaatttttttcccccctaataTTCTTCTCGCTGGATTAACTCATTAAATGACTAATTTCAGTCATGGCTTTCAGtcttattaaaaattaagtaacAGGCAAGGTATTGTCCTTTCTCTCCCCTGTGAATGTGCATACATGCACAATTGCTTTGAGTGAAATGTTCTTTTGACCTCATAGAACAGGTGAGATTTACATTAAACTGTCTGTTAAATACACTCAGTAGCCTTCAAGTTTCCAGTCTTCTGAAGAAAAAGTAAGTCAGCTATGAAAGTCTCAATTATTTTATGGAGGTTTTATCACAATAGTATCTATTGAATAGCATTGCCTTTGCTTAGAGTGCTGGCACCCAGAAGCTATGCAGGTTGACATCATCAATGCTGCAGAGGTGAATGATTTTGGAAATACCTCCAGAGACACCTTTTTAATTGGGAGAGATGGCAAACATTAAAAGGAGAGCTTGTGGaatatgaaaatttaattaacgtagttaaaaagaaaatggagcCAAGAAATCACCTTTGCAGTACTTTAGCTTTATGGGCCATTCAGCAGTTGGAAATTTTGCACAAAGGGGAATGATCTCTCTCAAGTGAATGTCCTTTACCTATTCTATGtctgcattttctcctgcagcagTAGTCAAGGCTGGGAACCCCTGAGGTAGGGCATTGTTTACCAGTGAGGCTCTCCCATCtatgtgggggttttgtttcaAAGTAGAGacatgcttaatttttttttttttcctgcctgatTTGATTAATCAATATGTCCTTCTCTTTTATATCTAGGAGAGAGATCCCTGGAAATCATGCAGGGATGTAGTTTTCTGGAAGTGTAAACTATGGATGGTTATAACTACAATATTTCTAGTGATCTTCCTGGTCATTCTCATCAGCCTAATTCTTTATTCTAGTAAGTATCTCACTCTTAGTTACACTAATACAAACATGCAATATGTAATATCTCTAGCAGAACACAAATGCAACAGTAAGATCCTCTAATCTCTTTCAGTAAACTGCTGAAGGAACTGGGATAGGGACTGCAGAGGGCGGTGTTGTAGCTCGGTAGATGTTGTGAATGCTTTTATCTTAGCAGGCAGCAAGCAACTTGTGTCCTGATCAGGCGGCAATTCAAGTTTGTAGCTAAGTAAGAAAATACCACAAGAAGAGATTTAGATATGAGGATGGAAATAGTGTTTGTAATGGAACAAGGGCCATTAATTAACAATGCCATCCATGTAATGGATGACTTGGGTCCCGTGGTGTCACTGCCTGTCAGGCTCCCAGAGCAGATGACTTTTGTTAATGGAGGTGGGTGATTGATCTCCATGTGCTGTCACATTTTTTAGGTGACTTGcactttctttctgtctttcccaGTCAGTCCTTACCTAGGAAATTTGTGAGAAAACCACCCAGGAGAAAGCCAAGAGGGGCTTTCTTCAATACTTCAGCTAACTGaaacttttttctcccctttctaTCTCCTGTTAATTATTAGATGTTTACACAGATGAGGATGACTACTGGGATCCTGATGAATTACTAAGCAGTGGAAACTTTCACAATTTTTCAGGAACATTGGAGTTAATGTGTGGTCTCCCACACTTCTCCTCTGAGGACATTACTGAGAGGGTAAGTGTTTGTATGATTCTTGGCAAAGTTGAGTCTACTTAGAacattatttcagtgtttttccttctaagaagtttctgtttctcagtttCTGTGTAGCAACTCAGTCATTTGCAAGTCCATAAATAAAACGTGTTgtactttttaaaatcacaatctagaaaaaaaggaattgttttcttttcagcacaaaaaagtgttgattttttcctcttaaactTGACCATTTTTTAAGACAGTCTTCACCTTTTTCATAGAATTATTGAATAATTTAGGAGAGGCCTGTGAAAATCATCTAAGCATAATATGGACTAAACATCCTTTGTGCTGCATTCTCTAAATGAGTGTACGATCACAGCCTGGGTTTATAGCTGTGATGTCTGCTGAGCCAGCACAACTCTGAGTTACAGCTGAAATAAGCTCAGCATACCTGGCAGTGATCATTTGAACATGGTGGGAAGACAGTCTCAGGACATAGACCATCCCCTCCACGAAATAAGAGTTAGAAGAGCCTCTAGGTACTAATTAAATCCCAAACCTAACAACATCAGTTGCACATGGCAACACAAGCACATACTTTTAGTTCACCCTGAGTGCCTCTATTGTGTTAAGGTTACATAGCAATCACTCAAATGCACAATTAATTTGTCTGCCAAATTTAAATTACTCTCTACCTTTTTCAGAGCAGATATTTGCTGTTATTTGACCTTCAGCCCTTGGTTTTATGCTCCTTAAAGCACTTTATAAGAATAATTTGCTgtggttttggttattttttgtgaggggaaaaaagagattgaagaaacaattttttttctctctcagctaACAGAAGTCTACAGTTCATCTCCAGCTTTAGGACGTTACTTTAGGTCAGCTCAGGTGATTTCTTTCAGGTAAGCAATTTCTGTCACCAAAGTTATCTGAAAATTACAGGCTTTTGACAAGACATGCATGTGCTTATGTAAATATGTgcaatatttaaataatgtgAAAAACAGGTTGTTTGGGGAAAATTATGTATATAGGCAGTGAAAACTGTTCAAAGGATCCTCTGGTGTAAGTGGTAAACACTGCTAAAATTATAAAATGACAAGAACATATTGTTGCTGTGAAGTATCATTTGTTATCTTTGATTCCAACTGCAGCCCGTAATAAACCTATTCAAGgatatttattaaaagaaaaattaattgctggaGACACTTAAGATTGACATAGTTTAAATAATCTTAAATGAACAAAACAGGGTTCATGAGGAGGAGAGAAtcattttgtttccaaaagaGATAAAGGCAAGAGGAATATACATGTTTCCTGTCACAGAGAAATAGCAGAGAGGCAAGGGAAGACAGAGAAAGGAGTTCTGAAAAAGAACTCtcacaaaataaatttgaaagacAGGAGAAGATCAAGGGAAGTAGTTTTGCAAAGTCCCAGGTCCTTTGAGAtagcaaggacagagggataGCCACGTTGGAATGTGGCAAGGTGCAGCTGTGAGGGCACTTTGCTCCCTTGAGGAATATTCTCCCTTGCCCTGCCAGCCTTGGGCACACCAGCCTTATTCAACAGTGAACTGTAGCTCCTTAGCCCTATGGGTACTAATTATGATTTACAGCATTAGGTACAAAGCTGTAGTCCTGCACATATATTGATTAGCTAATAACTCTCTCTCTGCACCTCTTTGATGTCTCTCTCTTGCTgcttccctctctttctttccttttatttccccccATTCAAGTactttttgaaaatgttttgaattctGTGAGTACAAAAGTTAGCTCTTGAATTGTAGTCAGTTTTGGTAGACCACAAAAAATGAAATCTTCAGAGATGGTCTCCAGTTCACTGGTTTGTGTAATCCACGCCTGCGCTTAGTCAGGAGCACAGCTGGGTGGTCTCTGGCACTGCTAGCAGGAAAACAAGCCTTCCAAACAGTTCCTAGCTAAACTATTATGTGCTGTACTAGCACAGGATATTGCTACGCCTCTTATCAATAGCTTCTTGTGAAGCACCAGGGCTGAAAACCACATCCCATCAGAACACGTGTTCAGCTGCCCCTCCTGCATCTCAAAACATGTCTCTGGCTGGCTTCAAGTCTCAAGAGCTGTTCTGAGAAGGGAGGGGGAGGTGGAAGCTGACATCTTTGGCAGTTTTCTTTCATAATGTTTTTCTTGGGGAAATGTGTatcttttctctaaaaagtcctttttctgtttctttgtttctgctgcatctcttctgtatttttctttttattcttggatttctcagcttcctttggactgaattcttttgggatcctccctcatggggagccctgcttatctcagttcttatgattcgaagaaaactcccgagctcattagaatcttgtttctcgtgtttattaacaaatgatcacaaaacttaacaggtttCTCCAGGCTGgtcacaaggttaatctttgcaatttggtacatttctttcttctgatggtataaacaaggccttgtggcacacttcgtgtctgatgcacaaaatggccccgaactacacagttcttttatctttatacttatttttacccaattaacaatagatacatatattgtttttcttaatgacccaatgacccatcacctctgtgatgcactgcggcatttcCTATCCAATCACgaactattacccaaaaacctctaggagaagaacatgaagaagaaagacaaCAGGATTTAGGGACAAtaccctaaatcctccatcttgtctcctgttctctaaacttactttttcacccagtgatttaaaaaactttctaacctacacacacttttagctttttctatctaacttcaacatttgttttcatgtatcaccatgaaaacatgctcatgaatttcatattatatgaaatgcagtgtttttctggatcttataactaagtatcagaaacaagggcacacactctgtattccagactccaacaaaatggttttttaaacaaagaatcCATTCCAACATTGATATGAAAAGTCacacttcaaaaataaaaaaaatcaagaaagatCCTGTTGAAACTTGAAGACTTTCATCCTTGACTTTGTTTTGCAGTAATGAAAGCTCCACTGTAATTTATCAGCTAGTGTTTTCTGTACCACCATCAACAGAGGGATTTATGGAAAACAATATGAACCCGGATTTTATAAGGAACATTTTGCGTCAAAATATTTATGATGAAGATACTCTTAATCCTGGGGCATCTGAATGTGACAGGTTAAAGCTCAACCCAACTTCTCTCACGTGTAAGTGCTGTACATTAGAGAAACTGTTTCTTTACAAAGGGCAGAGGTATTtttggaaaaggagggaaatatTTCTAGAAAGATATTTGTATTCATTAGTATATATGATTTGCATAACAGTattaagaacattttaaaatagctttcaGAAAATCTTGATATGCTTAACTTAAAACCTGACACTCACTGTTTGGTCCTCTGATGAGAAAAGGAATGGTGATGAGACTGGTTAGCTGTGGACTCCAACCGAGCTTTTCTGATCTAATATTGCATTTTATCTATACCAAAAAACTCTCCTTATATGTGTGTGTACCATAAAGGGgagacaaaaaatttaaaatatttctccttaTTGTACATTTGATGCTGGATGCtaacaaaagaaattttaatccAAGGGATAAAAAAGACTCCTGATTTGTGTCTTTCTGTagtttttttgaaaatttattataCACAGAAACACctttaaagaaaacaagtgTTCATTCTTCCAGGTTTTCTAGGCAGTGAGTCCAGTGACTACCAGGGACTAGGAAGTGATTCCAATGCATTTATATTTGTCCTGATAGAAATGCCCATATAAAAGTCCCGTGAGCTTTGAAGCGATACTGAAAATAATGCATGGAACTGTCTCCCCCCAGTCCCAATTTACTGAGTCACAGCAATGTGCTTTTAGAAAATAATCCTAGGCTAACAATTCAGCATTGCAGTGTAGGTAGGTATGGTTTGCAATTAACTTGCATTGTTTTTTCTTGAGACTCTTACCAAGGGACAAGAGATCAACAAGTTGTGAGTTTCAATCTATAGAAGCATTTTATTCCTTATATCTTGACAAGATTTATAGAAAAAGTAGCATAAAAAGAGACAGGAAAGAATATGTTGAAATAACTACttaaagctttattttaatattaatatagtACTGTTTTAACTTTCAGAGAAATTATGGAAAGATTCCTCACCTTCATCACCACCTCGAAGAGATGGGATTCCCTGTCTATAAGCAATCCCAGGGCAAAGAACTATTCATTAGGAAGAAACACTTCTAAAATTGTTGTCCTGTAAATACTGCCTGTGATGCAATAttgtaaatggaaaatatgGTATATTTATGATGGTGTATTGCTATAGCACTACTACCTCCTTCTTTTATATCTCAATAATCCGTTTCACTCTTGAGAAAATCGTGCATCTGATACATGCTCTGTTGACTTTGAAAGCTCTGCTTTGTCTTGCCTTATGATTAAATCTGAATGCTCTGCATGAGCTTTAAAAGCAGTCTTGCACATGGCTCCTTTTTCTCTTAGCCTATGCAAAATTATCTGCACGGCTTTATCTTCAATGCTCACTTCCACTCAAACTCatatctgttttttttccctccaaactTCACATGCCACGTTTCCTTGTTGATCTTTCCTTGtaaaacagcctgaaaacatatatatatatatatatatatatttgtattctTGACTTATGTGCAAGGTCTCTGCACTAGCTTCTTAAGAATGCTTTAGCTCTCATGATTTCCTTATTCTTCCTACTGTCTCCTTGGTTAAGGTGCTCTTTGctctatttttctcttcttcaatgtgaaatatgaaagaagaaagcaaCAGCATGAAGAGACATGTCTTGTTCACTAACGCGTGTGAACATCACAGGAATTTTTAAGAGGTCGAATTAGCAGTGTGCTTTTACGGTTAGCTACTGCTACCAGTGAATAGACAGATGCTTGACCTGTTTTTGTGAATTTGAAGACAACTCTATGCCCTTAATTATCGTTcctgcccagcactggggaTAAAAATGAACAGATGTAAGGTATTTGCCTTAATAAGGCAGTAAATAGTCGTTCTTGTTGATGAGAGACCAGATGAGATGAATCAGTGCCAAGAGGAAAGTGCCGAAGCAGGTGACATAGGCCAGCAGTCAGTAGGCCAGTAACTGGCTATAACATAAAAACTAAGCATTAACTTTATGCAGAATGGAACATATTCACTACCATGTGAGTGAAGTATATCTTGTCATTTATTTATAGCCTTATAAATATTAGTACTCTTGgatacttttattttaagaagCATTTTTTATTGTAAGAAATATGTCctggaaaattgtttttctctttctaatatTACTGGTTTATTTAAGGAGTAATCTGACAATGTTATAGtgcattaaattattttttttttactcttaaaGTGACTGTTTTCATTCTTTAGCAGCTCTAGTCTTTCAGCTGTGTGAGTTGGAAAATAGCCATTGGAATTCTAAATGCTGAGCTGTATGAAGCATGTCTGAGAGAACTGTACGCTCAAACCCATAGTTGCTGTTGCATGTGTTTAAACTGAGCTTGGGAAACATCCTGGAACAAATTAGTAGTTTGCATGACTCTCATATTTGTGACTTATTCTGATTCCCTCTTGGTTTGTAAGATATAGCATTGACTGTAAGAACTATAATTTCTCTTCCTGTAATAGTCTATGCAGCACACAGTTAGAAGAGAGATTTCTTTTGATCCTTACGCTGGGGAAGGACAAAGTTTATGGCTTGTATGGCTTGTCCCAAAAGCAGCTAGCTATCAAAGTACcaacagcaaagaaataaacTGCTGTTGAGATGTTGCTCAATCTTATTGCTCTCACCAAGACACCTAATCCCTTCCTTGAACACTTCTTTATTTTGATTCTAGGaactgaaaaataatgtaatgAATAGACTTATTTATGGTGATACCCATATGGGCATTAAGAGTTGAGAAAGGAGTCGagcattcatttttttcccagccatcCTCCTTTACATCTATACCTTTTCCCCAGAACCTCACATGGAAGAAGGAGGTGGGGCTGGAGTAAGATGTGATATTCAACGGGAAATGTCTGACTTTACAGACTGCATCCAGTCAGGATTGaaggaaatgttaaaaaaaaaaaaaaaaaaaaaaaagtagtttctGGTTATATATCTGTGAAGTAAATTGATcatgtaaaagaaaattaaaaagtgaattaattATGACTCAATCCATTAGGGACACAGCAGTGTGAAAACACATAATTACATCAAGTTAGATGTTTTGTGTGAATGATCAATATTAATTTGAATAGAAGGAATGAGGAGAATACCTTAATAACTGAGACATCATTAAAAAGCTGCATGTGGAGTGTACAATCAGCCCTTTAAAATCCTGTGGCAGGTGTCATCTGTGTAGCCACAGCAGCCAGTATGAGTTTTGGGCAGACTCAGCTGCCTGCCACAGCAGCGATACCTGCACATGCTGGCAGTGTGTCCATCCACTGCTCCATGCACTTgggactgtccccagcctggaaaTGGCAGGTGGGAGTCACAAAGGCACTGCACTATagagccagggctgcagacAGCAATCACATACTAGAGAagatttaaaatcagaaaaactgttcaacattttcttccattctgTTTGGTTACAAAAACGGAGGGAGCAAAAACCCACGTGCTTAAACAAGAACACAGGCACACAATCACTTTATGAGCTCTGGTAAACAGTTGAATATCTGGTTTCAGTCCTTGCACATGTTCAGAAATGTTGCTTGCAGAGGggtgctgggctgtggggaggtGATACTCTAGCACTGCAGAAAGCTACACTGGAGACTCCAGCAGAAGTGAGCTATCAAAGCAATGTGTCATGGAAGCAGCGCCTGAACTTCTGTTCTGAGAGGTAGTTACCACCTTGGCATCAGTATTGACTTTTCTTGTGGGTGTAATATTTGTTTTGCATGCACTGTTTTATTGTTTTAGggctttttatttaattccaaCTTTAAGACTTCACACTAAGTAGTATTACATtagaaggggaagggaagaattTGAGAAGTTagttctttattaaaattgttcATTGTATAATGGTACAAATCAAGCATGTCAGAGAAATTTTGTACAAGAGTAAATGAATCTAACACAAGGTTTATGCTTTCATTTAAGGTAAGAAACATtccccaaacaaacagaaagaccCTGTTATTATTGCATTTTTGAGATTTATAGCAGTAGTTCTTTAAACtactttaaaaaatccttttaaaaaaagaagcattCTACAGGTTCAGAAAAATGTACAGCCTCAGTTGCTTAAAATATTGTAGGTCCTAATTTTCTATAGAGGAACATTGTCTTATGATGGCAGTTGCTACTGATTCCCCTGGTCAAGCCCTGTACCCAGTCCATGTTTCTTTCTCTGACCAGCTGTTCATGGACAGATTACTCTCATAGTAAATGACTGGTAGATGTAGCCTAATGGGCAAACTTGGTAACAAGAGAGATTTGTCTGAAGACCCAACAGCAGAGGTAGGATGGTTATCATCATTCACCCAGGCAAAAGGGTGCCTTCTAAGTTACCAGGACATCATCATATTCACTATGCTCTTCAGGGCTGGTGACAATTGCCTTCCTCTTGGGCACGCTGACAAGTGCATATTCTGTCTGATTATTGCTGTCAATCACACAGACTTCATGTTTTACATCATGGCTGACAGTCGAGTACCACAGCTCACTGGAGTTCCCAGAATCTTTTTTGGCAATGTGTtcctgagggggaaaagggggaagagagaaagagggaagcTTCAGTCTGATTATAGCCTGGAGAAGTTTGGAGCCAGTCTGGTACAGCCTGTATGCTCATGCAGTGCTGTTGACTAACACACACTGTCAGGTTGGTAAATCCACAGTCACTTCCCAACTAcccaggctgtggctgcacaCCTGGAGAGTCCTCTTAGCAGTGCTGACACAGTGGAAGCTCATCACCACATGagagagcacagcagcacaaatgGAGCCAGGCAGCCCCAATCACCCCaggcccca encodes:
- the C1H3orf52 gene encoding TPA-induced transmembrane protein isoform X1; translation: MSWLRAHFRDRGPRRGPSSETEAMKRQSSAQEHEIIELRGHNAEESETDHDKALNAQMRKERDPWKSCRDVVFWKCKLWMVITTIFLVIFLVILISLILYSNVYTDEDDYWDPDELLSSGNFHNFSGTLELMCGLPHFSSEDITERLTEVYSSSPALGRYFRSAQVISFSNESSTVIYQLVFSVPPSTEGFMENNMNPDFIRNILRQNIYDEDTLNPGASECDRLKLNPTSLT
- the C1H3orf52 gene encoding TPA-induced transmembrane protein isoform X2 translates to MSWLRAHFRDRGPRRGPSSETEAMKRQSSAQEHEIIELRGHNAEESETDHDKALNAQMRKERDPWKSCRDVVFWKCKLWMVITTIFLVIFLVILISLILYSNVYTDEDDYWDPDELLSSGNFHNFSGTLELMCGLPHFSSEDITERLTEVYSSSPALGRYFRSAQVISFRGIYGKQYEPGFYKEHFASKYL